A genome region from Glutamicibacter arilaitensis Re117 includes the following:
- a CDS encoding phosphoribosylaminoimidazolesuccinocarboxamide synthase, whose translation MAGFQTEVLDLEGWDHFYSGKVRDLYVPAGVAFDDTDRVLVVASDRISAYDFVLSSEIPDKGKVLTQLSLWWFEQLGDFANHVISTEVPAAVAGRAMVCKKLDMYPIECIARGYLTGSGLAEYNVSQTVCELPLPEGLVDGSRLSPALFTPSAKAEVGEHDENISFAQTVERVGTEVSEALREKTVALYEQAEKIARTRGIILADTKVEFGADPATGEITLGDEVLTPDSSRFWDAQSYKPGQSQASFDKQFVRDWLTSAESGWDKNSGEEPPQLPAEIIEKTRARYIEAFERLTGSAFTA comes from the coding sequence ATGGCAGGATTCCAGACCGAAGTGCTCGACCTAGAAGGTTGGGACCATTTCTACTCGGGCAAGGTGCGCGACCTGTACGTACCTGCAGGAGTGGCTTTCGACGACACCGACCGTGTCCTGGTCGTGGCCTCCGACCGCATCAGCGCTTATGACTTCGTGCTCTCCAGCGAGATCCCGGACAAGGGCAAGGTCTTGACCCAGCTGAGCCTGTGGTGGTTCGAGCAGCTGGGCGATTTCGCCAACCACGTGATCTCCACCGAGGTTCCTGCCGCGGTGGCTGGACGCGCGATGGTGTGCAAGAAGCTGGACATGTACCCGATCGAGTGCATCGCCCGCGGCTACCTGACCGGTTCGGGACTGGCCGAGTACAACGTTTCGCAGACCGTGTGCGAGCTGCCTTTGCCTGAAGGCCTGGTGGACGGCTCGCGCCTGAGCCCAGCATTGTTCACCCCATCGGCCAAGGCCGAGGTGGGGGAGCACGATGAGAACATCTCCTTCGCCCAGACCGTGGAACGCGTTGGAACCGAAGTGTCCGAGGCACTGCGCGAGAAGACCGTGGCTCTGTACGAGCAGGCCGAGAAGATTGCCCGGACGCGCGGGATCATCCTGGCCGATACCAAGGTGGAGTTCGGTGCCGACCCGGCAACCGGCGAAATCACCCTGGGCGATGAGGTCCTGACCCCGGATTCCTCGCGTTTCTGGGATGCGCAGTCCTACAAGCCAGGCCAGTCGCAGGCCAGCTTCGACAAGCAGTTCGTACGCGATTGGCTGACGTCGGCTGAATCGGGCTGGGATAAGAACTCCGGTGAAGAACCACCGCAGCTGCCAGCTGAGATTATCGAGAAGACCCGAGCCCGCTACATTGAAGCTTTCGAGCGTCTGACCGGATCGGCATTCACGGCCTAA
- a CDS encoding ABC transporter ATP-binding protein gives MSKPLGVANEDAIKLSAAERKVVRRRSFKLLAALAVPQKKLFILTVVLVLFSNAARVLLPVLIAFAIDWTLPQVREGNWSALGWTGAGYIVCAILSGLLLSWYITSAAKISQAMLLDLREQVFRHTQRLSLEFHESYTSGRIISRQTSDLETLRELLDQGVSELASSCVFVIFTLITIFFLDWRSGLLLCLAAIPVIILFIWYQRRSEVLYRESRVVSAKVISTFVETMTGIRAVKAFRRETANDENYSEIAEKYRVNSVRSFNLFGVLQPGLVLIGNLSVAALLAYGGFRIIDGTMQVGAMVAILLASKRLFQPVEQIAMFYSSLQSATAALEKVSGLLEEEPTVREPAAPRTVGKVAGELEFKDAVFGYGDGPVIMEQFDLQIPAGQTVAVVGQTGAGKSTLAKLIARFYDLRSGTLELDSVPINELSNKELRRHVVMVTQEAFLFSGSVAENIALGRPGASLEDIQSAARAVGAHEFIMDLPEGYDTDVNKRGGRVSAGQRQLISFARAFLADPAVLILDEATSSLDIPSERAVQRGLQTLLGNRTALIIAHRLSTVQIADRVLVVHDGKITEDGTPAQLIADEGRFAALHKAWKDSLV, from the coding sequence ATGAGCAAGCCCCTAGGCGTCGCCAATGAAGACGCCATCAAGCTCTCTGCTGCTGAACGAAAGGTCGTGCGGCGCCGTTCCTTCAAGCTGTTGGCCGCCCTGGCAGTTCCGCAGAAGAAGCTGTTCATCCTGACCGTCGTGCTGGTGCTGTTCTCCAACGCGGCTCGCGTGCTGCTTCCGGTGCTGATCGCCTTTGCCATCGACTGGACGTTGCCGCAGGTGCGCGAGGGAAATTGGAGCGCGCTGGGCTGGACCGGAGCCGGATACATCGTGTGCGCCATCCTCAGCGGCTTGCTGCTCTCCTGGTACATCACCAGTGCGGCAAAGATTTCCCAAGCCATGCTCTTGGATCTGCGCGAGCAGGTCTTCCGCCACACCCAGCGGCTGAGCTTGGAATTCCATGAGAGCTACACCTCCGGGCGGATCATCTCAAGGCAGACTTCGGATCTTGAAACCCTGCGCGAGCTGCTGGATCAAGGCGTCTCGGAGCTGGCTTCCTCCTGCGTGTTCGTGATCTTCACCCTGATCACGATTTTCTTCCTGGATTGGCGCAGCGGCCTCTTGCTGTGCCTGGCCGCCATCCCGGTAATCATCCTCTTCATCTGGTACCAGCGCCGTTCCGAGGTGCTCTACCGTGAATCGCGCGTCGTCTCGGCCAAGGTCATCTCCACCTTCGTGGAAACCATGACCGGCATCCGTGCGGTCAAGGCCTTCCGCCGCGAAACTGCCAATGATGAGAACTACTCGGAGATCGCAGAAAAATACCGGGTGAACTCGGTACGCTCCTTCAACCTCTTCGGTGTCCTGCAGCCAGGGCTGGTGTTGATCGGCAACCTGAGCGTGGCCGCACTGCTGGCCTACGGCGGATTCCGCATCATCGACGGAACCATGCAGGTCGGTGCCATGGTGGCCATCCTCTTGGCCTCCAAGCGCCTGTTCCAGCCAGTCGAGCAGATCGCCATGTTCTACTCTTCGCTGCAGTCTGCCACCGCCGCCTTGGAGAAGGTCTCCGGGCTGTTGGAAGAAGAACCAACGGTGCGCGAACCTGCCGCGCCACGCACCGTCGGCAAGGTAGCTGGTGAATTGGAGTTCAAGGACGCGGTCTTCGGCTACGGCGATGGCCCGGTGATCATGGAGCAATTCGACCTGCAGATCCCGGCCGGACAGACGGTGGCCGTCGTCGGGCAGACCGGCGCCGGCAAATCCACGCTGGCCAAGCTCATTGCCCGCTTCTACGACCTGCGTTCTGGGACCTTGGAACTGGATTCGGTGCCGATCAACGAGCTGTCCAATAAGGAACTGCGCAGGCACGTGGTGATGGTAACCCAGGAGGCGTTTCTCTTCTCCGGCTCGGTAGCGGAGAACATCGCCCTGGGCCGTCCGGGTGCCTCGCTGGAAGATATCCAGAGCGCTGCCCGCGCGGTGGGCGCCCACGAGTTCATCATGGATCTTCCCGAGGGCTACGACACCGATGTGAACAAGCGCGGCGGACGCGTCTCGGCCGGGCAGCGGCAGTTGATTTCCTTTGCCCGCGCTTTCTTGGCAGACCCGGCGGTACTGATACTGGATGAGGCCACCAGCTCGCTGGATATCCCATCCGAGCGCGCGGTGCAGCGCGGACTGCAAACTTTGCTAGGAAACCGCACCGCACTGATCATCGCCCACCGCCTGTCCACCGTGCAGATCGCGGACCGCGTCCTGGTGGTCCATGACGGCAAGATCACCGAAGATGGCACCCCGGCGCAGCTGATTGCCGATGAAGGCCGCTTCGCGGCCCTGCACAAGGCTTGGAAGGACTCGCTGGTCTAA
- the purF gene encoding amidophosphoribosyltransferase, with amino-acid sequence MARGDGFLNHDLLPNEKGPQDECGVFGVWAPGEEVAKLTYYGLYSLQHRGQESAGIATSDGARINVYKDMGLVSQVFDENTLNSMTGQLAIGHCRYSTTGASHWANAQPTLGPTQTGTVALAHNGNLTNSADLADMVAAKQQAEGGKVRGEIAQGNTTDTALVTALLAGSEGQTLEETALELLPKIEGAFCFVFMNEDTLYAARDPHGVRPLVLGRLNRGWVVASEQPALATVGASFIREIEPGEMIAIDENGVRSTRFAEATPKGCVFEYVYLARPDAAIAGRSVYESRVEMGRQLARENSADADIVIPVPESGTPAAIGYAEESGIPFTHGFVKNAYVGRTFIQPSQTLRQLGIKLKLNALETVLRGKRVVVVDDSIVRGNTQRAVVRMLREAGAAEVHVKISSPPVKWPCFYGIDFASRAELIANGAAVDEIATSIGADSLAYISEDGMIEATRQPRERLCTACFTGEYPIALPNEERRGKNLLERANQGGCEPGPDAEFEATN; translated from the coding sequence ATGGCGCGTGGCGATGGATTCCTAAATCACGATCTGCTTCCGAACGAAAAAGGCCCGCAGGATGAATGCGGCGTTTTTGGCGTTTGGGCTCCTGGCGAAGAGGTCGCAAAACTAACCTATTACGGCCTGTATTCCTTGCAGCACCGCGGACAGGAGTCCGCGGGCATTGCTACGAGCGATGGTGCGCGTATCAACGTCTACAAGGACATGGGCCTGGTCTCCCAGGTATTCGACGAGAATACGCTGAATTCCATGACCGGCCAGCTGGCCATCGGCCATTGCCGCTACTCCACTACCGGTGCCAGCCACTGGGCCAATGCGCAGCCAACCCTGGGTCCTACCCAGACCGGCACCGTGGCTCTGGCCCATAACGGCAACCTCACCAACTCCGCTGATCTGGCCGACATGGTCGCTGCCAAGCAGCAGGCCGAAGGCGGCAAGGTCCGCGGAGAAATCGCCCAGGGCAACACCACCGACACCGCTTTGGTCACCGCCTTGCTGGCTGGTTCCGAAGGCCAGACGCTGGAAGAAACCGCACTGGAACTGCTGCCGAAGATCGAGGGCGCGTTCTGCTTCGTCTTCATGAATGAAGACACCCTCTATGCAGCGCGCGACCCGCACGGCGTGCGCCCGCTGGTCTTGGGACGCTTGAACCGCGGCTGGGTTGTAGCCTCGGAGCAGCCCGCGCTGGCTACCGTCGGTGCCTCGTTCATCCGCGAAATCGAACCAGGCGAAATGATCGCCATCGATGAGAACGGCGTGCGCTCCACCCGCTTCGCCGAAGCCACCCCCAAGGGCTGCGTATTCGAATACGTCTACCTGGCGCGCCCCGATGCCGCTATTGCCGGCCGCTCGGTCTACGAATCCCGCGTGGAGATGGGCCGCCAGCTGGCCCGCGAGAACAGCGCGGATGCAGATATCGTGATCCCGGTTCCGGAATCAGGTACCCCGGCAGCCATCGGCTACGCCGAGGAATCGGGCATTCCGTTCACCCACGGCTTCGTGAAGAACGCCTATGTGGGCCGTACCTTCATCCAGCCATCGCAGACCCTGCGCCAGCTGGGCATCAAGCTCAAGCTCAACGCCTTGGAAACCGTGCTGCGCGGCAAGCGCGTAGTCGTGGTGGATGACTCCATTGTCCGCGGCAACACCCAGCGCGCCGTGGTGCGCATGCTGCGCGAAGCCGGTGCGGCCGAGGTGCACGTGAAGATCTCTTCCCCTCCGGTGAAGTGGCCTTGCTTCTACGGCATCGACTTCGCGTCGCGTGCCGAGCTGATCGCCAACGGCGCGGCCGTGGATGAGATCGCGACCTCCATCGGCGCGGACTCGCTGGCTTATATTTCCGAAGACGGCATGATCGAAGCCACCCGCCAGCCGCGCGAGCGCCTATGCACCGCGTGCTTCACCGGCGAATACCCGATCGCGCTGCCTAATGAGGAACGCCGCGGCAAGAACCTGCTTGAGCGTGCCAACCAGGGCGGTTGCGAGCCAGGCCCTGATGCTGAATTCGAAGCAACCAACTAA
- a CDS encoding sterol carrier family protein: MAIKRRIDETAGRAALREWAQTAQGQGKTARPVLAAAVRFSLEELASRAEGNSVEVRIPPFGVTQCIAGPRHTRGTPPNVVEMPAELWLSLATGRISWGEALQTGQLHASGLRADLSAHLPLIEYP; this comes from the coding sequence ATGGCAATCAAGCGGCGCATCGATGAAACCGCTGGCCGGGCAGCCCTGCGCGAATGGGCGCAAACCGCGCAGGGACAAGGAAAAACAGCACGTCCGGTGCTGGCCGCTGCAGTGCGCTTTTCGCTGGAGGAACTCGCCTCTCGCGCCGAAGGCAACTCGGTGGAAGTCCGCATACCGCCCTTTGGTGTGACTCAGTGCATAGCGGGGCCCCGCCATACCCGCGGAACACCGCCGAATGTAGTCGAAATGCCTGCTGAGCTCTGGCTTTCCTTGGCTACTGGCCGGATTAGTTGGGGTGAGGCCTTGCAAACTGGGCAATTGCACGCTTCTGGACTTAGGGCAGACTTGTCAGCGCATCTACCACTTATTGAGTACCCTTAA
- the purD gene encoding phosphoribosylamine--glycine ligase, whose product MKVLVIGPGGREHAIVRALSADPYVNEVHCAPGNAGIAQDVTTHAIDAQDPAAVVALAQELGSDLVVVGPEAPLASGVADALIAAQIPVFGPTEAAAQLEASKAFAKNVMAAAEVPTAMAHVATNREEAASALDDFGAPYVVKDDGLAAGKGVVVTTDRDEALEHAQACFDAGGTVVIEEFLDGPEVSLFVICDGKHAVPLAPAQDFKRIFDNDEGPNTGGMGAYSPLEWLPETFVDEVMDRVAYPTLREMEKRGTPFTGVLYCGLAITKRGIRVIEFNARFGDPETQAVLARLKTPLGGILLAAAKGQLDDAEQLTWSEQTAVDVVIAAANYPDSPVKGAVISGLEAANALDGVHVMHAGTSSDADGNIIVSGGRVLAVVGLGDDLAAARAAAYAGVGQISWDGAQSRTDIALKAQRGEIIIANESK is encoded by the coding sequence GTGAAGGTACTGGTTATTGGCCCAGGCGGCCGTGAGCATGCAATTGTCCGTGCACTGAGTGCAGACCCCTACGTCAACGAAGTTCATTGCGCCCCCGGCAACGCCGGTATCGCACAGGACGTCACCACCCACGCGATCGACGCGCAGGACCCTGCAGCCGTCGTCGCACTGGCCCAAGAACTGGGCAGCGATCTGGTAGTTGTCGGCCCAGAAGCCCCGCTGGCTTCCGGCGTTGCCGACGCGCTGATCGCCGCGCAGATCCCGGTCTTCGGCCCAACCGAAGCTGCCGCGCAGCTCGAAGCGTCCAAGGCTTTCGCCAAGAACGTGATGGCTGCCGCTGAAGTTCCAACCGCCATGGCCCACGTGGCCACCAACCGCGAAGAAGCAGCCAGCGCGCTGGATGACTTCGGCGCGCCATACGTCGTCAAGGACGACGGCCTGGCCGCAGGCAAGGGCGTCGTGGTCACCACCGACCGCGACGAAGCGCTGGAGCACGCCCAAGCCTGCTTCGATGCCGGTGGCACCGTAGTCATCGAAGAATTCCTTGACGGCCCGGAAGTTTCCCTGTTCGTCATCTGCGATGGCAAGCATGCTGTTCCGCTGGCCCCAGCCCAGGACTTCAAGCGCATCTTCGATAATGATGAAGGCCCGAACACCGGTGGCATGGGTGCCTACTCGCCGCTGGAATGGTTGCCTGAAACCTTTGTGGACGAAGTCATGGACCGCGTCGCCTACCCGACACTGCGCGAAATGGAAAAGCGCGGCACCCCATTCACCGGTGTGCTGTACTGCGGCTTGGCCATCACCAAGCGCGGTATCCGCGTCATTGAATTTAACGCCCGCTTCGGCGATCCGGAAACCCAGGCTGTCCTTGCCCGGCTGAAGACCCCATTAGGCGGCATCTTGCTGGCAGCAGCCAAGGGCCAGCTCGACGATGCCGAACAGCTGACCTGGTCCGAGCAGACCGCGGTCGATGTAGTCATCGCCGCGGCGAACTACCCCGATAGCCCGGTCAAGGGTGCGGTGATCTCCGGCCTGGAGGCAGCTAACGCCCTGGATGGCGTGCATGTGATGCATGCCGGCACGTCCAGCGATGCTGACGGGAACATCATTGTTTCCGGCGGCCGCGTACTGGCCGTGGTGGGCCTGGGCGATGACCTCGCCGCAGCCCGCGCCGCAGCTTACGCAGGCGTTGGACAGATCAGCTGGGATGGCGCCCAGTCACGCACCGACATTGCGCTCAAGGCCCAACGCGGCGAAATCATCATCGCCAACGAAAGCAAGTAG